Proteins from one Elgaria multicarinata webbii isolate HBS135686 ecotype San Diego chromosome 3, rElgMul1.1.pri, whole genome shotgun sequence genomic window:
- the LOC134396907 gene encoding uncharacterized protein LOC134396907, which translates to MDKCISTRPEVLSVENIAKVRNRLESLGALSDALETCLDHTLLKFSREESCLQENARLVIRCEEKKLEFISGKGESSIEVSFVEGFPCYKVHLPKFGEAVEMSSCGRLLLSVENLEKIAREIISWREMTKGLKACLEYGWSHFAQEPLRVQDNCRMVIDTDGRKLELISGEGGNYIHVYRKRNRKIQYDIQLSTFLDSFVRALTPTVW; encoded by the coding sequence ATGGATAAGTGTATATCAACCCGGCCTGAAGTGCTCAGCGTGGAGAACATTGCAAAGGTGCGCAATCGCCTGGAATCCCTGGGTGCTCTTTCCGATGCGCTGGAAACATGCCTAGATCACACCCTGCTGAAATTTAGCCGTGAAGAGAGTTGCTTGCAGGAGAATGCCCGGCTAGTGATACGTTGTGAGGAGAAGAAGCTGGAGTTTATCTCAGGCAAGGGAGAGAGTAGCATTGAAGTGTCCTTTGTGGAGGGCTTTCCTTGTTATAAAGTCCATCTCCCCAAATTTGGCGAAGCAGTCGAGATGTCATCCTGTGGGCGGTTGCTGTTGAGCGTGGAGAACCTGGAGAAGATAGCCCGTGAGATCATCTCCTGGAGGGAAATGACCAAAGGCCTGAAGGCTTGCTTGGAATACGGCTGGAGCCATTTTGCCCAAGAGCCCCTCCGTGTGCAGGACAATTGCCGGATGGTGATAGACACCGATGGAAGAAAGCTGGAGTTAATTTCTGGTGAAGGGGGGAATTACATTCATGTCTACCggaagaggaatagaaagatCCAATATGATATTCAGTTGTCTACCTTTTTGGATAGCTTTGTGAGAGCTCTCACTCCCACTGTTTGGTAA